One window of Rhizobium leguminosarum genomic DNA carries:
- the kdsA gene encoding 3-deoxy-8-phosphooctulonate synthase produces the protein MSTDTNSEVRIGDGAGQVTFSNTGRLSLIAGPCQMESRDHAFMVAGTLKELCAKLGIGLVYKSSFDKANRTSLSAERGIGLEKGMQIFADLKKEFGFPVLTDVHTAEQCAEVAKVVDVLQIPAFLCRQTDLLIAAAETGRAVNVKKGQFLAPWDMKNVLKKLNASGNPNVLLCERGASFGYNTLVSDMRSLPIMASMGAPVVFDATHSVAQPGGQGDSSGGQREFVETLARAAVATGIAGVFVETHQDPDNAPSDGPNMVYLEDMPRLLEKLLAFDAVAKG, from the coding sequence ATGAGCACTGATACGAATTCCGAAGTCAGGATCGGCGACGGCGCAGGCCAGGTCACCTTTTCCAACACCGGCCGCCTGTCGCTGATTGCCGGCCCTTGTCAAATGGAGAGCCGCGACCACGCCTTCATGGTTGCCGGCACGCTGAAGGAGCTTTGCGCGAAACTCGGCATCGGTCTCGTCTACAAGAGTTCCTTCGACAAGGCGAACCGCACCTCGCTCTCGGCCGAACGCGGCATCGGGCTTGAAAAGGGCATGCAGATCTTTGCCGATCTGAAGAAAGAGTTCGGTTTTCCCGTCCTGACCGACGTCCACACCGCCGAGCAATGCGCCGAAGTGGCGAAGGTTGTCGATGTCCTGCAGATCCCGGCCTTCCTCTGCCGCCAGACCGACCTTCTGATCGCCGCCGCCGAGACCGGCCGCGCCGTCAATGTCAAGAAGGGCCAGTTTCTCGCTCCCTGGGATATGAAAAACGTCCTGAAGAAGCTCAACGCCAGCGGCAATCCGAACGTGCTCCTGTGCGAACGCGGCGCCTCCTTTGGTTACAACACTTTGGTCTCCGACATGCGCTCGCTGCCGATCATGGCGTCGATGGGCGCACCGGTTGTTTTCGATGCGACCCATTCCGTGGCCCAGCCGGGCGGGCAGGGCGATTCCTCCGGCGGTCAGCGGGAATTCGTGGAAACGCTGGCGCGCGCGGCGGTGGCGACCGGTATCGCCGGCGTCTTCGTCGAAACCCATCAGGACCCCGACAACGCACCGTCCGACGGTCCGAACATGGTCTATCTCGAGGACATGCCGCGGCTTCTGGAAAAGCTGCTGGCCTTCGATGCTGTCGCCAAGGGCTGA
- a CDS encoding LpxI family protein → MALSGETAAGRLAIIAGGGLLPSYVAEAARAAGENPVIVALKDESDRRWEGYDHAVIGIGDFAALDGLLNRYGVGRVVMSGSVARRPEWREVRPTLRILMKVPAAIRTLLSGGDDTVLQMVIRLIEGNGRRVVGAQEIAPDLLASVGPLGAVAPGEEDRRDISRAAEAADMLGRLDVGQGSISIGGRVVALEGLEGTDEMLDRVASLRGAGRISPRRRGALVKLCKPQQDIRADLPAIGVSTVLNAKKAGLAGIAVEAGRSLVLDRAAVIEAADEAGLFVCGIDRGLPAWGLE, encoded by the coding sequence GTGGCTTTATCCGGCGAAACTGCTGCGGGCCGGCTGGCGATTATTGCCGGCGGCGGTCTTCTGCCTTCCTATGTCGCCGAAGCTGCGCGTGCGGCAGGTGAAAATCCCGTCATCGTTGCGCTGAAAGACGAAAGCGACAGGCGCTGGGAAGGTTATGACCACGCCGTTATCGGCATCGGCGATTTCGCAGCTCTTGATGGGTTGCTCAACCGCTATGGCGTCGGCCGGGTCGTGATGTCGGGCAGCGTCGCCCGCCGGCCGGAATGGCGCGAGGTGCGCCCGACGCTGCGCATCCTGATGAAAGTGCCGGCCGCCATACGGACCTTGCTTTCCGGCGGCGACGACACGGTTCTGCAGATGGTCATCCGGCTGATCGAAGGAAACGGCCGCCGCGTCGTCGGCGCCCAGGAAATCGCCCCCGACCTTCTTGCCTCTGTCGGCCCGCTTGGCGCGGTCGCGCCCGGCGAAGAAGACCGGCGCGATATCAGCCGCGCAGCCGAAGCCGCGGACATGCTCGGCCGGCTTGATGTCGGGCAGGGTTCCATCAGCATCGGCGGACGTGTCGTCGCGCTTGAGGGTCTTGAGGGCACGGATGAGATGCTGGACCGTGTCGCAAGTCTCAGAGGCGCCGGGCGCATCTCGCCGCGCCGCCGCGGCGCGCTCGTCAAGCTCTGCAAGCCGCAACAGGATATTCGCGCCGACCTGCCGGCGATCGGCGTTTCCACGGTTCTGAACGCTAAGAAAGCCGGCCTTGCCGGCATTGCCGTCGAGGCCGGCCGCTCGCTGGTGCTCGACCGTGCCGCGGTGATCGAAGCCGCCGATGAGGCCGGACTTTTTGTCTGCGGCATCGATCGCGGGCTGCCGGCATGGGGGCTCGAATGA
- the lpxB gene encoding lipid-A-disaccharide synthase: MNGAPLKIAVIAGEVSGDLLGADLIAALKRIHAGPVELVGVGGEGLQAEGLTSLFDFSELSIMGITQVLSRLPKLYTLIRQTTAAVIAARPDILLIIDSPDFTHRVAKRVRAALPDLPVVNYVCPSVWAWKEYRATRMLAYVDQVLAVLPFEPATMQRLGGPATTYVGHRLTADPALLETRRLRAGRQPGKGAILLLPGSRSSEIQKLLPHFEVAASELTARNGPMRLILPTVTHRQALVRQLTAGWAVKPEIVVGAEAKWKAFAEADAAMAASGTVILELALADVPVVSAYKVDWIMRLLTSGIKTWTGALPNLIADYAVVPEYLNDIVRGASLARWMERLSADTYQLKAMKEGYDLIWQRMQTEKPPGEHAAEILLDVLKKKKPGHF, translated from the coding sequence ATGAACGGGGCACCGCTGAAGATCGCCGTCATTGCCGGTGAAGTGTCGGGTGATCTGCTCGGTGCCGATCTCATCGCTGCCCTCAAGCGGATTCATGCCGGACCGGTGGAACTTGTCGGCGTCGGCGGCGAGGGGTTGCAGGCCGAGGGGCTGACATCCCTGTTCGATTTCTCCGAACTCTCGATCATGGGCATCACCCAGGTGCTGAGCCGGCTGCCAAAGCTCTATACCCTGATCCGCCAGACGACCGCCGCCGTCATCGCCGCAAGGCCTGACATTCTTCTCATTATCGACAGTCCGGATTTCACCCATCGCGTCGCAAAGCGGGTCCGAGCGGCGCTTCCCGATCTACCTGTCGTCAATTATGTCTGCCCGAGCGTCTGGGCGTGGAAGGAATATCGCGCCACGCGCATGCTCGCCTATGTCGATCAAGTGCTCGCCGTCCTGCCTTTTGAGCCGGCGACGATGCAGCGCCTTGGCGGACCGGCCACCACCTATGTCGGTCATCGCCTGACCGCTGACCCTGCGCTGTTGGAGACCCGGCGCCTGCGCGCCGGCAGGCAGCCCGGCAAGGGCGCGATCCTTCTTCTGCCCGGCTCACGTTCTTCCGAAATCCAGAAGCTCCTGCCGCATTTCGAAGTCGCAGCAAGCGAATTGACCGCCCGCAATGGGCCGATGCGCCTTATTCTGCCGACGGTGACACACAGGCAAGCGCTTGTCCGCCAATTGACGGCGGGATGGGCGGTAAAGCCGGAGATCGTGGTCGGCGCGGAAGCAAAGTGGAAGGCATTCGCTGAAGCCGATGCTGCCATGGCGGCATCCGGAACCGTCATTCTTGAACTGGCGCTTGCCGATGTTCCCGTCGTTTCCGCCTACAAGGTCGACTGGATCATGCGTCTGCTGACATCGGGCATCAAAACCTGGACAGGCGCGCTGCCAAACCTGATTGCCGATTACGCGGTGGTGCCGGAATATTTGAACGATATCGTTCGCGGCGCAAGTCTCGCGCGCTGGATGGAAAGGCTGTCAGCCGACACCTACCAGCTCAAGGCGATGAAGGAAGGCTATGATCTTATCTGGCAGCGCATGCAGACCGAAAAACCGCCCGGCGAACATGCCGCCGAAATCCTTCTCGACGTGCTGAAAAAGAAAAAACCCGGTCACTTCTGA
- the lpxD gene encoding UDP-3-O-(3-hydroxymyristoyl)glucosamine N-acyltransferase — MEQNVFFLPHEGLKLAELAEFLGAELANSDHADVIVRSVAPIHRARAGDVCYILSRRNRDELATCEASAVICDKAVRDLVPPHIPIILSSNPHAAFAMAGGLFYPAALRPVVFSSGENEIAPSAVIDPSAKLEKGVIVEPMAVIGAHAEIGEGTRIGAHSIIGPNVKIGRDCSIAAGASVLCALVGNGVIIHNGARIGQDGFGYAPGPRGMIKIVQIGRVIIQDNVEIGANTTIDRGAMDDTVIGEGTKIDNQVQIGHNVQIGRHCAIVAQVGIAGSTKIGNGVQIGGQVGIKGHVTIGDGVQIAAKSGIMTDLAAGGQYGGIPARPLKDYLREAAQQVSKSKLRGRNPGGKEND, encoded by the coding sequence ATGGAGCAAAACGTTTTTTTTCTGCCCCATGAAGGTCTGAAGCTCGCTGAGCTGGCAGAGTTTCTTGGGGCGGAACTTGCCAATTCCGACCACGCCGATGTTATTGTCAGGTCCGTTGCCCCGATCCACAGGGCGCGGGCGGGTGATGTCTGTTATATCCTGTCGCGCCGCAACCGCGACGAACTGGCGACATGCGAAGCCTCGGCGGTGATCTGCGACAAGGCGGTCCGCGATCTCGTACCCCCGCATATCCCGATTATCCTGTCGTCCAATCCGCATGCGGCCTTCGCGATGGCGGGCGGCCTGTTTTATCCGGCTGCGTTGCGCCCGGTCGTCTTTTCCTCAGGTGAAAACGAGATCGCGCCAAGCGCGGTGATCGATCCGAGCGCCAAGCTTGAAAAGGGCGTGATCGTCGAGCCGATGGCCGTCATCGGTGCGCATGCCGAGATCGGCGAGGGGACGCGCATCGGCGCGCACAGTATCATTGGTCCGAATGTCAAAATCGGCCGCGATTGTTCGATTGCGGCCGGCGCAAGCGTGCTCTGCGCATTGGTCGGCAATGGCGTCATCATCCATAATGGCGCCCGCATCGGCCAGGATGGTTTCGGTTACGCCCCTGGCCCGCGTGGCATGATCAAAATCGTCCAGATCGGCCGGGTGATCATCCAGGACAATGTCGAAATCGGCGCCAACACCACGATCGACCGCGGCGCCATGGACGATACGGTCATCGGTGAAGGCACCAAGATCGACAACCAGGTACAGATCGGCCACAACGTTCAGATCGGCCGCCATTGCGCCATCGTCGCGCAGGTCGGCATCGCCGGCAGCACGAAGATCGGCAATGGCGTGCAGATCGGCGGCCAGGTCGGCATCAAGGGCCATGTGACGATCGGCGACGGCGTGCAGATCGCTGCCAAAAGCGGTATCATGACCGACCTTGCCGCCGGCGGGCAATATGGCGGTATACCTGCTCGTCCGCTAAAAGACTATCTGAGAGAGGCCGCACAACAAGTGTCGAAGTCCAAGTTGCGCGGCCGGAACCCTGGAGGCAAGGAAAATGACTGA
- the gltA gene encoding citrate synthase: protein MTDQSATIKIGDKSVDLAVKSGTIGPSVIDIGALYKNTASFTYDPGFTSTASCESKITYIDGDEGVLLHRGYPIEQLAEHGDFLEVCYLLLYGELPTTVQKKDFDYRVTHHTMVHEQMSRFFTGFRRDAHPMAVMCGCVGALSAFYHDSTDITDPHQRMVASLRMIAKMPTLAAMAYKYHIGQPFVYPKNDLDYASNFLRMCFAVPCEEYVVNPVLARAMDRIFILHADHEQNASTSTVRLAGSSGANPFACIAAGIACLWGPAHGGANEAALNMLHEIGSVDHIPEYIARAKDKNDPFRLMGFGHRVYKNYDPRAKIMQKTTHEVLGELGIKDDPLLEVAMELERIALTDEYFIEKKLYPNIDFYSGITLKALGFPTTMFTVLFALARTVGWIAQWNEMIEDPEQRIGRPRQLYVGEPKRDYIPVSKR from the coding sequence ATGACGGATCAAAGCGCTACAATAAAAATCGGTGACAAATCTGTCGACCTTGCCGTCAAGAGCGGCACGATCGGCCCGAGCGTCATCGATATCGGTGCCCTTTACAAGAACACGGCTTCCTTCACGTACGATCCGGGTTTCACCTCGACCGCATCCTGTGAATCGAAAATCACCTACATCGACGGCGACGAAGGTGTGCTGCTGCATCGCGGCTATCCGATCGAGCAGCTGGCTGAGCATGGCGACTTCCTCGAGGTCTGCTACCTGCTGCTCTACGGCGAACTGCCGACCACCGTGCAGAAGAAGGATTTCGATTATCGCGTCACGCACCACACCATGGTGCACGAGCAGATGAGCCGCTTCTTCACCGGCTTCCGCCGCGATGCGCACCCGATGGCCGTCATGTGCGGCTGCGTCGGCGCGCTTTCGGCCTTCTATCACGACTCAACCGACATCACCGATCCGCACCAGCGCATGGTCGCCAGCCTGCGCATGATCGCCAAGATGCCGACGCTTGCCGCCATGGCTTACAAGTACCATATCGGCCAGCCCTTCGTTTATCCGAAGAACGATCTCGACTACGCCTCGAACTTCCTGCGCATGTGTTTTGCCGTGCCTTGCGAAGAATATGTGGTCAATCCGGTGCTTGCCCGCGCCATGGATCGCATCTTCATCCTGCATGCCGATCACGAGCAGAACGCCTCGACATCGACGGTCCGTCTTGCCGGTTCGTCGGGCGCCAACCCGTTCGCCTGCATCGCGGCCGGCATTGCCTGCCTCTGGGGCCCCGCGCATGGCGGCGCCAACGAAGCAGCACTCAATATGCTGCATGAGATCGGCTCGGTCGACCACATTCCGGAATATATCGCTCGCGCCAAGGACAAGAACGATCCGTTCCGCCTGATGGGCTTCGGCCACCGCGTCTACAAGAATTATGATCCGCGCGCCAAGATCATGCAAAAGACGACGCATGAGGTGCTCGGCGAGCTCGGCATCAAGGACGATCCATTGCTCGAAGTGGCGATGGAGCTGGAGCGCATCGCGCTCACCGACGAATATTTCATCGAGAAGAAGCTCTATCCGAACATCGACTTCTATTCCGGCATCACGCTGAAGGCGCTGGGCTTCCCCACGACGATGTTCACCGTGCTCTTCGCGCTTGCCCGCACCGTCGGCTGGATCGCGCAGTGGAACGAGATGATCGAGGATCCAGAGCAGCGTATCGGCCGTCCGCGCCAGCTCTATGTCGGCGAACCGAAGCGCGACTACATTCCGGTTTCGAAGCGCTGA
- the lpxA gene encoding acyl-ACP--UDP-N-acetylglucosamine O-acyltransferase, with product MSTIAESARIHPMAVVEDGAVIGEGVKIGPFCHVGPHVVLHENVELLTHAVVTGRTVIGNGTRIFPMAVIGGDPQSVHHGGEETTLTVGANCTIREGVTMNTGTADFGAQTIVGDNNLFLANSHVAHDCRVGNHVIMSNNVMLAGHVVIEDRVILGGGSAVHQFTRVGRHAFVGGLSAVSYDVIPYGMLNGNPGLLSGLNVVGMTRAGVDRAVIHRVRRAYKSIFEGTGSVRENAAAIRNDYADCEQAVHILDFIAADSDRALSSPTRGQKG from the coding sequence ATGAGCACTATCGCCGAAAGCGCCCGTATTCATCCGATGGCTGTCGTCGAAGACGGGGCTGTTATCGGTGAGGGCGTCAAGATCGGTCCGTTCTGCCATGTTGGGCCGCACGTCGTCCTGCATGAAAATGTCGAGCTCTTGACGCATGCGGTCGTCACCGGCCGCACAGTGATCGGCAACGGCACGCGGATCTTTCCTATGGCCGTCATCGGCGGCGATCCGCAGAGCGTGCATCACGGCGGCGAGGAGACGACGCTGACGGTCGGCGCCAACTGCACGATCCGCGAAGGTGTGACGATGAACACCGGCACGGCCGATTTCGGTGCCCAGACGATCGTCGGCGATAACAACCTCTTCCTTGCCAATTCCCATGTCGCGCATGACTGCAGGGTCGGCAATCACGTGATCATGTCGAACAACGTCATGCTCGCCGGCCATGTCGTCATCGAGGATCGCGTCATCCTGGGCGGCGGCTCGGCCGTCCACCAGTTCACTCGCGTCGGCCGCCACGCCTTCGTCGGCGGGCTTTCGGCGGTGAGTTACGACGTCATTCCCTACGGCATGCTGAACGGTAATCCCGGGCTGCTGAGCGGCCTCAATGTCGTCGGCATGACGCGCGCCGGCGTCGACCGCGCCGTCATCCACAGGGTGCGTCGCGCCTATAAGTCGATCTTCGAAGGAACGGGTTCCGTCCGCGAAAACGCCGCCGCCATTCGTAACGATTATGCCGATTGCGAGCAGGCGGTCCACATCCTCGATTTCATCGCCGCCGACAGCGACCGCGCTCTCTCTTCGCCGACCCGGGGGCAGAAGGGCTAG
- the lexA gene encoding transcriptional repressor LexA translates to MLTRKQQELLLFIHERMKESGIPPSFDEMKDALDLASKSGIHRLITALEERGFIRRLPNRARALEVIKLPEAYSPSIQPRRGFSPSVIEGSLGKPQPVAAPAPAKPVADNGNSVSVPVMGRIAAGVPISAIQNNTHDIVVPSDMLGSGEHYALEVKGDSMIDAGIFDGDTVIIRNGSTASPGDIVVALVDDEEATLKRFRRKGASIALEAANPAYETRIFGPDRVKVQGKLVGLIRRYH, encoded by the coding sequence ATGCTCACGCGCAAACAACAGGAGCTCCTCCTTTTCATTCATGAGCGCATGAAAGAATCCGGCATTCCGCCCTCTTTCGACGAAATGAAGGATGCCCTGGATCTGGCCTCGAAATCCGGCATTCATCGTCTGATCACAGCGCTTGAGGAACGAGGCTTCATTCGCCGCCTACCGAACCGCGCCCGGGCGCTCGAGGTCATCAAGCTTCCGGAAGCCTACAGCCCCAGCATCCAACCCCGGCGCGGCTTTTCGCCAAGCGTCATCGAGGGCAGCCTCGGCAAGCCCCAGCCGGTCGCCGCCCCCGCGCCAGCAAAACCGGTAGCAGATAATGGCAACTCGGTCTCCGTGCCGGTCATGGGCCGGATCGCAGCCGGCGTTCCGATCTCGGCGATCCAGAACAACACTCACGACATCGTCGTTCCCTCAGACATGCTCGGCTCGGGTGAACATTATGCGTTGGAGGTCAAGGGCGATTCGATGATCGACGCCGGCATCTTCGATGGCGACACGGTGATCATCCGCAACGGCAGCACCGCAAGTCCCGGCGACATCGTCGTTGCCCTGGTCGACGACGAGGAAGCGACGCTGAAACGCTTCCGCCGCAAGGGCGCCTCGATCGCGCTGGAGGCTGCCAATCCGGCTTACGAGACCCGGATCTTCGGGCCGGACCGCGTCAAGGTGCAAGGCAAGCTCGTCGGCCTCATTCGCCGCTATCACTGA
- the fabZ gene encoding 3-hydroxyacyl-ACP dehydratase FabZ — MTEGATTTLSSADITEIMKLLPHRYPFLMVDKIIEIDGDNSAIGIKNVTVNEPHFTGHFPEAPIMPGVLLIEGMAQTAGAICAKKEGQPGNLVYFMTIENARFRKPVVPGDRVEFHVRKHKQRGNIWKFHCDAKVDSALVAEADIGAMIVRKEQA, encoded by the coding sequence ATGACTGAGGGAGCCACGACAACGCTTTCTTCGGCTGACATCACCGAGATCATGAAGCTGCTGCCGCATCGTTACCCGTTCCTCATGGTCGACAAGATCATCGAGATCGACGGCGACAACAGCGCGATCGGCATCAAGAATGTCACCGTGAACGAACCGCATTTCACGGGCCATTTTCCTGAAGCTCCGATCATGCCGGGCGTTCTCCTGATCGAGGGCATGGCGCAGACCGCGGGTGCGATCTGTGCCAAGAAGGAAGGCCAGCCGGGTAACCTCGTCTACTTCATGACCATCGAGAATGCGCGCTTTCGCAAGCCTGTCGTTCCCGGAGATCGCGTCGAATTCCATGTCAGGAAGCACAAGCAGCGCGGCAATATCTGGAAATTCCATTGCGACGCCAAGGTTGATAGCGCGCTTGTCGCCGAAGCCGATATCGGCGCGATGATAGTTCGTAAGGAACAGGCATGA
- a CDS encoding VOC family protein, which translates to MNEHSAKQHRLDHVVLPVVNIDLARERLGKLGFTVAADARHPFGTENACVFFADKTYLEPLGIASLEESEASARQGNVFTARNRAFRFRCGHEGLSAVAFGTGDAGRAHRSFVGSGSSAGDMLQFSRPMKMPDDSETMAGFKLAFAADLRAPDFFLFCVERINPLPADRGALETHANGVTGIAEIALCAPDPAAFAAFISLAVAQSAVEKTGFGVNIAASNAKISLMTPEGLEAYFEIVVASADRGLRGRAILFTVADLAVTEAHLAANGVTYTRKNNRILVKPAPGQGTLFAFEETR; encoded by the coding sequence ATGAACGAACACTCCGCCAAACAGCACCGGCTGGATCATGTCGTGCTGCCCGTCGTCAATATAGATCTGGCGCGCGAAAGGCTCGGCAAGCTCGGCTTCACCGTTGCCGCCGATGCCCGCCATCCCTTCGGAACGGAGAATGCCTGCGTCTTTTTTGCCGACAAGACCTATCTGGAGCCGCTCGGCATCGCGAGCCTCGAGGAGAGCGAGGCATCGGCCCGGCAAGGCAATGTCTTCACCGCCCGCAACCGAGCCTTCCGCTTTCGCTGCGGCCATGAGGGGCTTTCGGCAGTGGCGTTCGGCACCGGGGATGCCGGCCGCGCTCATCGGAGCTTCGTCGGCAGCGGATCGAGCGCCGGCGACATGCTGCAGTTCAGCCGGCCGATGAAAATGCCGGACGATTCCGAGACCATGGCCGGCTTCAAGTTGGCCTTTGCCGCTGATTTGCGCGCGCCGGATTTCTTCCTCTTCTGCGTCGAGCGCATCAATCCGCTGCCGGCCGATCGCGGCGCGCTGGAGACGCATGCCAATGGCGTGACCGGCATTGCCGAGATCGCGCTTTGCGCGCCGGACCCCGCTGCATTCGCCGCCTTCATCAGCCTTGCAGTGGCGCAATCGGCCGTCGAGAAAACCGGTTTCGGCGTGAATATCGCGGCGTCGAATGCGAAAATCAGCCTGATGACGCCGGAAGGGCTGGAGGCCTATTTCGAGATCGTCGTCGCATCCGCCGACCGCGGCCTGCGCGGCCGGGCTATCCTCTTCACCGTCGCCGATCTTGCCGTGACAGAAGCGCATTTGGCTGCTAACGGAGTGACATACACGCGCAAGAACAATCGCATTCTGGTGAAGCCCGCGCCCGGGCAGGGCACGCTCTTCGCCTTCGAGGAAACACGATGA
- a CDS encoding ComEC/Rec2 family competence protein — protein MQEVTTVELRPQAGAGPAGSSGFSAPVVVARPIRTQSTTPLRHRLPAAARQSIGAYMRMLGEEADHGRLLLFSPVFLGAGAAFWFVSASDFPLAASLLSLLVLTIAVLIAGRSRAALRATLLAPALFACGMHCAQFESWRASTVILDCSVTTTVTARVERREGDGRGRWRYILAVTGTEAPELKRPPGRVTAIVRGADMPFEIGDLITGRARLTPPAGPALPELNDFSFGAYFDGIGANGFFYGAPEKDLEAGPQAARSTSEALLEWLYRLRSSIGDRIRSILPGDTGAFAAALVTDERRAISNATTEALRQSGLAHIVAISGLNMALSAGIFFVGFRMLLSLFPGVAQAYPTKKIAAAGALIAVTAYYLISGFGVSAERAFIMMAIMLVAVFFDRPSISLRNVVLSALLIIAISPSEVLGPSFQMSFAATLALVSGYQLWKDRRVRENALLKLPIIRPVVAVAGFFGGVFLTSLIGGFSTALFSIEHFHRLTAYGLPANLATMPIISFIVMPAGLLAMLLMPFGLDAPLWKVVGFGLDLVIAVAKTVSGWGGDIGIGRLPAWYFAVAVAGFLLLTLLRTRLRHIGTSIIAVSTLGVLLPPVPRPPDLVISEDGSLVAVVAAAAIASNRENPPDFIFDQWQRALVLPTHYPPKMLDGPAIPPEGEDRRVRLSRDQQNEARAAMRAAVAGGEANRFSCVKKAWCTSRLGNGHVVAVIDNAAYLGPACDAADIVVTSVRLRFNSCRSGATLFTGETLRRTGSVELRLLDAGLEVVTAFETLSRPWMRHRAYDWRSNSFAESGLSVVSDSGE, from the coding sequence ATGCAGGAAGTGACGACAGTCGAATTGCGGCCGCAAGCAGGCGCCGGCCCAGCCGGCTCCTCCGGATTTTCGGCGCCCGTCGTGGTGGCGCGACCGATAAGGACGCAGTCGACGACACCCTTGCGCCACCGGCTGCCGGCCGCAGCCCGGCAATCGATTGGCGCCTACATGCGCATGCTGGGCGAGGAGGCGGATCATGGCCGCTTGCTGCTGTTTTCACCGGTGTTTCTCGGCGCCGGGGCGGCCTTCTGGTTTGTTTCGGCATCCGATTTTCCGCTCGCTGCATCGCTGCTCTCTCTGTTGGTGCTGACGATCGCGGTTCTCATCGCCGGCCGCAGCCGGGCGGCATTGCGGGCAACGCTACTGGCGCCCGCACTTTTCGCCTGCGGCATGCACTGCGCGCAGTTCGAGAGCTGGCGGGCTTCGACGGTGATCCTTGATTGCTCCGTGACGACGACGGTGACCGCCCGTGTCGAGCGCCGAGAAGGCGACGGCCGTGGGCGCTGGCGCTACATTCTTGCCGTCACCGGCACGGAGGCGCCGGAGTTGAAGCGGCCGCCGGGACGCGTAACCGCGATCGTCCGCGGCGCCGACATGCCTTTCGAGATCGGCGACCTGATAACCGGCAGGGCACGGCTGACGCCGCCCGCAGGCCCCGCACTTCCCGAACTCAACGACTTTTCCTTCGGCGCCTATTTTGATGGCATCGGCGCCAACGGCTTCTTTTACGGTGCTCCGGAGAAAGATTTGGAGGCAGGTCCGCAGGCTGCCAGATCGACGTCGGAAGCTCTGCTCGAATGGCTTTACCGGCTGCGCAGCAGCATCGGCGACCGCATACGGTCCATCCTGCCCGGCGACACCGGCGCTTTTGCCGCTGCTCTTGTAACGGACGAGCGACGCGCCATCTCGAATGCGACGACGGAGGCGCTGCGCCAGTCCGGCCTTGCACATATTGTCGCGATCTCCGGCCTCAACATGGCGCTGTCGGCCGGCATCTTCTTCGTCGGCTTCCGGATGCTGCTCAGCCTCTTTCCGGGCGTCGCTCAGGCCTATCCGACAAAGAAGATCGCCGCCGCCGGCGCGCTCATCGCCGTCACCGCCTACTACCTGATTTCCGGCTTCGGGGTCTCTGCCGAACGTGCCTTCATCATGATGGCGATCATGCTGGTTGCCGTCTTCTTCGACCGGCCGTCGATCAGCCTGCGCAATGTCGTTCTCTCGGCGCTCCTCATCATCGCCATTTCGCCGTCCGAGGTCTTGGGCCCGAGCTTCCAGATGTCCTTTGCCGCGACATTGGCACTCGTATCGGGCTATCAACTGTGGAAGGACCGGCGCGTCCGCGAAAACGCCCTCCTGAAACTGCCGATCATCAGGCCGGTGGTTGCCGTCGCCGGCTTCTTCGGCGGCGTCTTCCTGACCTCGCTGATCGGCGGTTTTTCCACGGCGCTGTTTTCGATCGAACATTTTCATCGCCTGACCGCTTACGGCCTGCCGGCAAACCTCGCGACAATGCCGATCATCTCCTTCATCGTCATGCCGGCCGGGCTGCTGGCGATGTTGCTCATGCCGTTCGGTCTGGACGCTCCGCTCTGGAAGGTGGTGGGTTTCGGCCTTGATCTGGTGATTGCGGTCGCCAAGACGGTCTCCGGCTGGGGCGGTGATATTGGCATCGGCCGCTTGCCCGCTTGGTATTTCGCAGTCGCCGTGGCCGGCTTTCTGCTGCTGACGCTGCTGCGCACCCGGCTGCGCCATATCGGCACATCGATCATTGCCGTCTCTACGCTCGGCGTGCTGCTTCCGCCGGTTCCCCGGCCGCCGGATCTGGTGATTTCGGAGGATGGCAGTCTCGTCGCGGTGGTCGCGGCTGCGGCAATCGCTTCCAACCGCGAAAACCCGCCGGATTTCATCTTTGACCAGTGGCAGAGAGCACTCGTCCTGCCGACGCATTACCCGCCGAAAATGCTCGATGGTCCCGCTATCCCGCCGGAGGGAGAAGACCGCCGCGTCAGGCTTTCCCGCGATCAGCAGAATGAAGCTAGGGCGGCGATGCGGGCGGCTGTCGCCGGTGGTGAAGCAAACCGCTTTTCCTGCGTCAAAAAGGCCTGGTGCACATCAAGGCTTGGCAATGGCCATGTGGTTGCCGTCATCGACAACGCCGCCTATCTCGGTCCAGCCTGCGACGCGGCGGATATCGTCGTGACGTCGGTCCGCCTGCGGTTCAACAGCTGTCGCTCGGGAGCGACGCTCTTTACCGGCGAGACGCTGCGCAGGACTGGCTCCGTCGAGTTGCGCTTGCTCGACGCCGGCCTGGAGGTCGTGACCGCATTCGAGACCCTATCGCGGCCATGGATGCGCCATCGCGCCTATGACTGGCGCAGCAACAGTTTTGCCGAATCCGGCCTATCCGTTGTCAGTGATAGCGGCGAATGA